Proteins encoded within one genomic window of Tolypothrix bouteillei VB521301:
- a CDS encoding MHYT domain-containing protein yields MLLADVIINSTYDLRLVLLSIVIAVFASYTALDLARRVRTTQAQARLVWLIGGAVVMGTGIWSMHFVAMLAFRLPIPMVYDVSTVIVSVLPAIVACGGALFLTSRQTLSKQQLLVGGVLMGIGIAAMHYIGMAAMEIDASTHYNPVLFALSVAIAIGASITALWIVSELGGRTSKGSRLPKVLSALIMGSAIAGMHYTGMAAASFHSTKAVNTVATEEMNISFNWLALSIGIATLVILGFTILTSYVDQKLLAQQGMLLQQQEAETLRSQLFTNIALRIRQSLNVDDVLKTSVFEVQQALMIDRVVIYRFNPDWTGTIVAEATTSEWVKLLGQTVNDPFRKEYIDMYKNGRVRAINNIYDAGFTDCHQEILKGFQIKSNIVAPIITNNELLGLMCGHQCSEFRNWQQPEIDLFQQLATQVGIALEQAYLLHELEQAQEVLRLRDRAIADASNAIVITDPRQPDNPMIFCNPAFESMTGYSQQEVIGRNCRFLQGPGTDPMSVEQIREAIRLGHECQVIVQNYRKDGTPFWNEVTISPVKDKSGRIINFIGIQTDITQRKWAEEELRLSKEILQQNLLEFISHVEEVVKGDLTVRAEITTGEIGIVSDFFNTIIESLRDTVTRVKQAALQVTYFVGENSKAIRNLADEALEQAEEITRTLDEIEQMNQSIQAVADSANQATEVARVASDTAVAAGQAMELTVCSILDLRQAVTETAEKVKHFGESSQQISKAVTLIEQIAMQTNLLSINASIEASRTNDESQGFGAVAQEISKLAIQSAEATQEIEAIAQNIKAETNEVVQAIEFGTTRVVESVQLVKDTKQSLERIMEISYQIDQLVQSISQATVSQARTSQAVAILMQEIAQASERTANSSRIVSLSLEQTVDVTQQLQDSVSVFKTGALAVTQPQRKLHL; encoded by the coding sequence ATGCTTCTGGCAGATGTCATAATCAATAGCACTTACGACCTTCGCCTTGTCTTACTTTCAATTGTCATAGCAGTTTTTGCTTCATATACTGCTCTAGATCTTGCTAGGCGAGTGAGAACAACTCAAGCACAAGCCAGACTGGTTTGGTTGATTGGTGGTGCTGTTGTTATGGGTACTGGTATCTGGTCGATGCATTTTGTTGCCATGCTAGCTTTTAGGTTGCCCATACCAATGGTCTATGACGTATCTACTGTAATCGTCTCTGTGTTACCTGCGATTGTTGCTTGTGGCGGAGCGCTTTTTCTTACGAGTCGTCAGACTTTAAGCAAGCAGCAATTGCTTGTTGGTGGGGTGTTAATGGGCATTGGTATTGCTGCTATGCACTACATTGGAATGGCAGCAATGGAAATAGATGCAAGCACTCACTACAATCCTGTTTTGTTTGCACTTTCTGTCGCGATCGCAATTGGTGCATCAATAACAGCGCTGTGGATTGTCTCTGAGCTAGGAGGACGAACTAGCAAAGGCAGTCGGTTGCCGAAAGTTTTGAGTGCGCTGATTATGGGAAGTGCGATCGCGGGAATGCACTACACGGGAATGGCTGCTGCTTCTTTTCACTCAACAAAGGCTGTCAATACAGTAGCCACTGAAGAGATGAATATTTCCTTCAACTGGTTGGCGCTCAGCATCGGCATAGCTACACTTGTCATTCTTGGTTTTACTATCTTGACTTCTTACGTAGACCAAAAACTACTCGCTCAACAAGGGATGCTCCTACAACAGCAAGAAGCGGAAACTTTGCGCTCCCAACTCTTCACAAATATAGCTCTCCGCATTCGACAATCCCTGAACGTTGATGACGTGTTAAAAACTTCTGTCTTTGAAGTCCAACAAGCACTGATGATAGATCGAGTGGTTATTTATCGCTTTAATCCAGACTGGACAGGTACGATTGTTGCTGAAGCAACAACATCTGAATGGGTAAAACTTTTAGGGCAGACTGTGAATGACCCATTCCGTAAAGAGTACATAGATATGTACAAAAATGGTCGAGTCCGAGCAATTAATAACATTTACGACGCAGGTTTTACAGATTGTCACCAAGAAATTTTAAAAGGTTTTCAAATTAAGTCAAATATAGTTGCTCCTATTATTACCAATAATGAGTTATTGGGTTTGATGTGCGGTCATCAATGTTCTGAATTCCGGAATTGGCAACAACCTGAAATTGATTTGTTCCAACAATTGGCAACTCAAGTTGGTATTGCTTTAGAACAAGCCTATCTGCTCCACGAACTAGAGCAAGCACAGGAAGTTTTGAGACTGCGCGATCGCGCTATCGCCGATGCAAGCAATGCTATAGTCATTACCGATCCGCGCCAACCTGACAATCCCATGATTTTTTGCAATCCTGCTTTTGAAAGCATGACAGGCTATTCACAGCAGGAAGTTATCGGTCGGAACTGTCGCTTTTTGCAAGGACCGGGAACCGATCCAATGTCGGTCGAGCAAATACGCGAAGCAATAAGATTAGGGCATGAATGTCAGGTGATTGTTCAAAATTACCGTAAAGACGGGACTCCCTTCTGGAATGAAGTGACTATCTCGCCGGTAAAAGATAAGTCCGGACGAATTATAAATTTCATTGGTATACAAACTGACATTACTCAACGCAAGTGGGCGGAAGAAGAACTCAGGTTGAGTAAAGAAATTCTCCAACAGAATTTATTAGAATTCATCAGTCATGTTGAAGAAGTGGTTAAAGGAGATCTGACAGTTCGGGCTGAAATCACAACTGGTGAAATTGGAATTGTCTCTGATTTTTTCAATACCATTATTGAAAGTTTGCGAGACACGGTCACGCGGGTTAAGCAAGCAGCCTTACAGGTCACTTACTTTGTGGGAGAAAATTCCAAAGCAATTCGTAACTTAGCAGATGAAGCACTCGAACAAGCTGAAGAAATTACTCGAACTTTGGATGAAATCGAGCAAATGAACCAATCTATTCAAGCGGTTGCAGATAGTGCCAACCAAGCGACAGAAGTTGCTCGTGTAGCCTCAGATACTGCTGTTGCTGCAGGACAAGCAATGGAACTAACTGTGTGTAGTATTTTAGATTTGCGACAAGCAGTGACAGAAACAGCAGAAAAAGTGAAGCATTTTGGTGAATCATCGCAACAAATTTCCAAAGCAGTCACCTTGATCGAGCAAATCGCCATGCAAACAAACTTACTGTCTATCAATGCCAGTATTGAAGCTTCTCGGACTAATGATGAAAGTCAGGGTTTTGGAGCCGTAGCTCAAGAAATCAGTAAATTGGCAATCCAATCAGCTGAAGCTACCCAAGAGATTGAGGCGATCGCTCAAAACATCAAAGCAGAAACCAATGAAGTTGTGCAAGCAATAGAATTTGGAACAACTCGCGTTGTTGAGAGCGTTCAGCTTGTGAAGGATACCAAACAAAGTTTAGAAAGAATTATGGAAATCTCCTACCAAATTGACCAATTAGTTCAATCAATTTCGCAAGCAACAGTATCTCAAGCGAGAACCTCTCAAGCTGTAGCTATTCTTATGCAAGAAATTGCTCAAGCTTCAGAACGCACGGCTAATTCATCACGTATTGTGTCTTTGTCTTTAGAACAAACTGTAGACGTAACGCAGCAATTGCAAGATTCCGTGAGTGTATTTAAAACAGGAGCATTAGCTGTCACGCAACCTCAGCGTAAATTGCATTTGTAG
- a CDS encoding DUF1565 domain-containing protein: MAEILYVNPTAGSDSAAGSQQAPLKTITQALKRATSGSQIQLAEGYYNAASGETFPMHVPIAVTIVGNESHKGSNVLVEGSGEYRSPTLAKQNVTFILSFNGAELRGITFTNRANRGVAVWIESIASTISNCTFINCSRDGVFASGNARVTITDSLFAENATNCISIVRDTQGEIRGNICYRSGFGVVIGDRASPILTDNHIYENRSGIVVSGDARPVLRNNISERNTEDGLTVTSNALPDLGNSNDYGSNILRLNGKFDLQNSGSHRLLAVGNQLDPGKIKGYVELVYNQAPTLTSKPTPVFTQIPKPIPAPTQAPLALPTLQPTSIPIPVAAPIPNFTFFATPLKGLIDIKNHWAEEFIEKLFKLEIIVGFRDRTFRPDATMTRSQYAAIVVKAFNPPTKRQAIDFKDVPGNFWAYRAIQQAYEGEFISAFPNNAFRPHLNMNRLQIIVSLVNGLEFKTDNFTASNVYTDWEKVPESKKREIVIATQRRIVVNFPNPKHLNPNRDVTRAEVAVMVYQALVDIGQEEAIDSPYII, from the coding sequence ATGGCTGAGATTCTGTACGTTAATCCAACAGCAGGCAGTGACAGTGCGGCAGGTAGCCAACAAGCACCGTTAAAAACCATTACCCAAGCTCTTAAGCGAGCGACATCGGGCAGTCAGATTCAGTTGGCAGAGGGTTATTACAATGCTGCTAGCGGTGAAACCTTTCCGATGCATGTTCCTATTGCTGTCACAATTGTTGGCAATGAAAGTCATAAGGGTAGCAATGTACTCGTTGAAGGGAGTGGTGAATATCGCAGCCCTACCCTAGCAAAGCAAAATGTAACTTTCATTTTGTCCTTCAATGGCGCAGAACTTCGAGGAATAACCTTCACAAACCGGGCTAACCGTGGAGTTGCTGTTTGGATTGAATCAATTGCTTCTACTATTTCTAATTGTACTTTTATCAATTGCAGCCGTGACGGTGTTTTTGCCTCTGGCAATGCTCGTGTTACTATTACTGATAGTTTATTTGCAGAAAATGCTACAAATTGTATTTCCATTGTTCGCGACACTCAAGGAGAAATTCGGGGTAATATCTGCTACAGATCGGGTTTTGGTGTGGTGATTGGCGATCGCGCTTCTCCCATTCTGACAGACAATCATATTTACGAAAATCGCTCTGGAATTGTTGTCTCGGGTGATGCTCGTCCGGTATTGCGAAATAATATTAGTGAAAGAAATACTGAAGATGGTTTAACTGTAACTTCTAACGCCTTACCAGATTTAGGCAATAGCAATGATTATGGAAGCAACATCTTGCGCCTTAATGGTAAGTTCGATTTGCAAAATTCCGGTTCTCACAGACTATTAGCTGTCGGCAATCAATTAGACCCAGGTAAAATCAAGGGCTACGTAGAATTAGTTTACAATCAAGCTCCTACACTGACTTCTAAACCAACACCCGTTTTTACTCAGATACCAAAACCCATACCTGCGCCGACTCAAGCACCTCTAGCCCTACCTACGTTGCAACCAACTTCCATACCTATACCTGTTGCCGCACCAATACCTAATTTTACATTCTTTGCAACTCCCCTCAAAGGTTTAATTGATATTAAAAATCATTGGGCGGAGGAGTTTATTGAGAAATTATTCAAGTTAGAAATTATTGTGGGTTTTCGCGATCGCACTTTCAGACCAGATGCAACGATGACGCGATCGCAATATGCAGCAATAGTTGTAAAAGCATTTAATCCACCAACAAAAAGGCAGGCGATAGACTTTAAAGATGTGCCGGGAAATTTTTGGGCTTATAGGGCAATACAGCAGGCGTATGAAGGGGAATTTATCTCAGCTTTTCCCAACAATGCTTTCCGTCCCCATCTCAATATGAACCGATTGCAAATTATCGTCTCTCTTGTTAATGGATTGGAATTCAAGACTGATAATTTTACTGCCAGTAATGTTTATACTGACTGGGAAAAAGTTCCAGAGTCTAAAAAGAGAGAGATAGTTATTGCTACCCAAAGAAGAATAGTTGTCAACTTTCCCAATCCAAAACATCTCAATCCCAACCGAGATGTTACCCGTGCAGAAGTTGCAGTTATGGTTTATCAAGCCTTAGTGGATATCGGTCAAGAAGAGGCTATTGATTCTCCTTACATAATATAG
- a CDS encoding response regulator, translated as MSKQLGDNPIVSKHPNNFHLNSDRRNISTLEGLPILVVDDDSDNLLLMTFILEQSGAKVMTASSAMEALEIVQKFELRLLIADISMPKVDGYSLIRKIRNLNSPHKDIPAIAVTAIATDEGQIFALISGFQSYLIKPVDPDDFVAEAIKII; from the coding sequence TTGAGTAAGCAACTAGGAGACAATCCGATCGTGTCAAAGCATCCTAATAATTTTCATCTTAATAGCGATAGACGCAACATTTCTACCTTAGAAGGATTACCTATACTTGTGGTAGACGATGATAGTGATAATTTGCTACTAATGACATTCATTCTGGAACAGAGTGGTGCTAAAGTCATGACAGCATCATCAGCTATGGAAGCTTTAGAGATCGTCCAAAAATTTGAATTACGCCTGTTAATTGCAGACATATCTATGCCAAAAGTAGATGGTTATTCCTTAATACGTAAAATTAGAAATTTAAACTCACCTCACAAAGATATTCCAGCTATTGCAGTAACTGCTATTGCTACAGATGAAGGACAGATTTTTGCTTTGATCTCTGGATTTCAAAGTTACTTAATTAAGCCAGTCGATCCTGATGATTTTGTAGCAGAAGCTATCAAAATTATTTAA
- a CDS encoding PAS domain-containing protein produces the protein MTVTVRKENYMPSRLLPYGVAILAATVALLLTQLLLPLLNPLIFPLFFAAVAASAWYGGMKPGLLALAVSVGDCLYFLMEPLYSFTITSANQLVQLFAFSLVSFFIALLCTQLRMANQKTKATLQALREANLRITRTLESTKDAFVAIDRNWLIVYQNAEAERINSKPRTEVIGKIYWEEWYVLVGTNVERQYRRAMAKQIPVHFEHHFYQPPTYNLWLEIDAYPHEDGLDIFFRDITHRKQAEEALRESEKHIQLAIKVARLGTWRYDTDTNLVELDERMREIWGEPKDAVTIPLPRVMERIHPDDRTRVTTAIATALDPALSGEYEIDYRILWDDGSERWVSANGQVEFEEDGGARRAVGFIGTALDITDRKQIEATLRQSEERYRYLAESIPQLVWTANSDGTLTDINQRWSDFTGLTLAQVQTCGWEAIIHPDDVPTLSQNWAAAQHAGTNYRAEGRMRRADGAYRWYLHQAVPLKNQQGQVIKWFGTATDIETQKQLDQQRQWLLEQEQAARAEAETANRIKDEFLAVLSHELRSPLNPILGWSQLLLSGKLDATKTTQALQTIERNAKLQVQLIEDLLDVSRILRGKLSLEMVPVNLVLTIAAAIETVRLAAQAKSIQIDTVLELKSAQVLGDSARLQQVIWNLLSNAVKFTSPGGRVEIRLERINWEAQITVSDTGKGIHPDFLPHVFEYFRQADATTTRKFGGLGLGLAIVRQLVELHGGTVRAESPGEGLGATFTVTLPLLNEDKSIKQADNSSLLVHEALPLSGKQVLVVDDEADSRELIAFILEQRGAIVTEVASALQALQVIAKIQPNVLVSDIGMPDMDGYMLMRHIRAMPSEQISQIKAIALTAYAGEIDRQQALTVGFQYHIAKPVDPEQLVGAIVNLLKSDSADG, from the coding sequence ATGACGGTGACTGTACGTAAAGAAAATTATATGCCCTCTCGATTGCTACCTTATGGCGTTGCGATTCTGGCAGCGACAGTCGCCCTTCTGCTAACACAACTGCTTCTGCCGCTCCTGAATCCACTCATATTTCCACTATTTTTTGCTGCTGTTGCAGCTAGTGCTTGGTATGGGGGCATGAAACCGGGGCTGCTCGCGCTCGCCGTGTCTGTCGGCGACTGCCTCTACTTCTTGATGGAGCCGCTTTACTCATTCACCATCACAAGTGCCAATCAGTTGGTGCAATTGTTTGCATTCTCGCTGGTGTCATTTTTTATCGCGTTACTCTGCACGCAATTGCGGATGGCCAACCAAAAAACTAAGGCAACCTTGCAGGCATTGCGGGAAGCCAACCTGCGAATTACGCGTACTTTGGAAAGCACGAAAGATGCCTTTGTCGCGATCGATCGCAACTGGCTCATCGTTTATCAAAATGCAGAAGCGGAGCGAATTAACAGCAAACCTCGCACAGAAGTTATTGGTAAGATTTACTGGGAGGAGTGGTATGTATTGGTAGGGACGAATGTAGAGCGCCAATATCGGCGTGCAATGGCAAAACAAATTCCCGTCCACTTTGAGCATCACTTTTACCAACCCCCTACATATAATTTGTGGCTTGAGATTGACGCCTATCCCCATGAAGATGGTCTTGATATTTTCTTCCGTGACATTACTCATCGCAAACAGGCAGAAGAAGCATTACGAGAGAGCGAGAAACACATACAACTTGCTATTAAAGTGGCTCGATTGGGAACTTGGCGCTACGACACCGACACAAATCTTGTGGAACTGGACGAACGGATGCGCGAGATTTGGGGCGAGCCGAAGGATGCAGTCACAATCCCCCTTCCAAGAGTGATGGAACGGATACATCCTGACGATCGAACACGAGTGACAACGGCGATCGCAACAGCCCTCGATCCGGCGCTATCTGGTGAGTATGAAATTGATTACCGCATCCTGTGGGATGATGGCAGCGAGCGGTGGGTCTCAGCTAACGGGCAGGTAGAATTTGAGGAAGATGGGGGTGCGCGACGAGCGGTTGGGTTTATTGGAACGGCACTTGATATTACCGATCGCAAACAAATTGAAGCAACCCTGCGGCAAAGTGAAGAACGCTATCGTTATTTAGCAGAATCAATTCCCCAACTGGTGTGGACTGCTAACAGCGATGGAACACTTACTGATATTAATCAACGTTGGTCAGATTTCACGGGGTTAACCTTAGCCCAAGTTCAAACCTGTGGTTGGGAAGCCATTATACATCCCGATGATGTCCCAACTCTCAGCCAAAATTGGGCAGCAGCGCAACACGCAGGTACAAACTATCGAGCTGAAGGTCGGATGCGACGGGCAGATGGAGCTTATCGCTGGTATTTGCATCAAGCGGTACCTCTGAAAAACCAGCAAGGGCAAGTTATTAAATGGTTTGGCACAGCAACAGATATCGAAACTCAAAAACAACTCGACCAACAGCGCCAGTGGCTGCTAGAGCAAGAGCAAGCCGCCCGTGCGGAAGCTGAAACGGCTAACCGGATCAAAGATGAGTTTTTAGCAGTGTTATCTCACGAGTTGCGCTCGCCCCTCAATCCTATCTTAGGTTGGTCTCAGTTACTGCTAAGCGGTAAGTTAGATGCAACAAAAACCACTCAAGCGTTACAAACAATCGAGCGAAACGCTAAACTCCAAGTACAACTGATTGAAGATTTATTAGATGTTTCTCGCATCTTACGTGGCAAACTGAGCCTTGAAATGGTTCCTGTGAATTTGGTATTGACAATTGCAGCAGCTATTGAAACAGTACGGTTGGCTGCTCAAGCCAAGTCAATTCAAATTGATACAGTCTTGGAGTTAAAGAGCGCACAAGTTTTGGGAGATTCTGCCCGTTTGCAGCAAGTGATTTGGAATTTGCTGAGCAACGCCGTTAAATTCACTTCACCGGGCGGACGGGTAGAAATTCGGTTAGAGCGCATTAACTGGGAAGCTCAAATTACAGTCAGCGACACGGGCAAAGGCATTCATCCTGATTTTCTACCTCATGTGTTCGAGTACTTCCGTCAGGCAGATGCAACGACAACGAGAAAGTTTGGCGGATTGGGGTTAGGGTTGGCAATTGTCCGTCAATTAGTCGAACTGCATGGCGGTACCGTTCGAGCCGAAAGTCCGGGGGAAGGGCTTGGAGCTACTTTTACGGTTACTTTACCGCTTTTAAATGAAGACAAAAGCATCAAACAGGCAGATAATTCCTCTTTGCTCGTACATGAGGCATTACCCCTAAGTGGCAAACAGGTGCTTGTGGTTGATGATGAGGCAGATTCAAGAGAGTTAATTGCCTTTATCTTAGAACAACGCGGTGCAATTGTTACAGAAGTTGCTTCTGCACTTCAAGCACTTCAAGTCATAGCAAAGATTCAACCCAACGTGTTAGTTAGTGATATTGGGATGCCTGATATGGACGGATATATGCTAATGCGGCACATTCGAGCAATGCCAAGCGAGCAAATTAGCCAGATAAAAGCGATCGCTCTGACTGCATACGCAGGAGAGATCGATCGGCAACAAGCACTCACTGTGGGATTTCAATACCATATTGCCAAGCCAGTCGATCCCGAGCAATTAGTTGGCGCGATCGTCAATCTTTTGAAATCTGACAGCGCGGATGGGTAG
- a CDS encoding phycobilisome rod-core linker polypeptide produces MALPLLQYKPSSQNQRVKSFGKADQNEDTPYIYRLEDVSSYTDIQNIIWAGYRQVFSEHEILSFNRQQNLESQLKNSSITVRDFIRGLAQSEAFYRLVVSVNNNYRLVNICLKRLLGRESYNKDEEIAWSIKIATLGFKGFIDALVDSQEYTDNFGENTVPYQRKRMEGRPFNLVTPRYGEDFQEKAGTVTTDWRFTLDKFYSRKFQERQLAEGDPRKYRDLAESINTKGNYAQRISAFDLDYLSLVPNRGRR; encoded by the coding sequence ATGGCATTGCCATTACTTCAATACAAACCAAGCAGTCAAAATCAACGCGTTAAGAGCTTTGGTAAAGCCGATCAAAACGAAGATACACCATATATCTATCGTTTAGAAGATGTTAGCAGTTACACTGACATTCAAAACATCATTTGGGCAGGATATCGCCAAGTTTTCAGCGAGCATGAGATTCTTAGCTTTAATCGCCAGCAAAATCTCGAGTCTCAACTGAAAAATAGTTCAATTACTGTACGTGACTTCATTCGCGGTTTAGCTCAATCTGAAGCTTTTTACCGTTTGGTAGTCTCTGTCAATAATAACTACCGTTTGGTAAACATCTGCCTCAAGCGCTTGTTAGGTCGCGAGTCTTACAATAAAGACGAGGAAATTGCTTGGTCAATTAAAATCGCTACCTTGGGCTTTAAAGGTTTTATTGATGCGCTTGTAGATAGTCAAGAGTACACTGACAATTTTGGTGAAAATACCGTTCCTTACCAGCGCAAGCGTATGGAAGGACGTCCCTTTAACTTGGTAACTCCTCGCTACGGTGAAGACTTCCAAGAAAAAGCAGGTACAGTTACTACCGATTGGCGCTTTACTTTGGACAAATTCTACAGCCGCAAGTTCCAAGAAAGGCAACTCGCAGAAGGCGATCCACGTAAGTACCGCGATTTGGCAGAGTCTATCAATACCAAAGGTAACTACGCTCAACGCATTTCTGCTTTTGACCTCGATTATCTCAGCCTAGTGCCTAACCGTGGCAGACGCTAA
- a CDS encoding phycobilisome rod-core linker polypeptide has translation MTIPLLQYKPSSQNQRVAGYEVPNEDTPRIYRLEDSPSDGEIQELIWAAYRQIISEHEILNFYRQSNLESQLKNRAITVRDFIRGLAKSEAYRRLVVETNSNYRIVEVTLKRLLGRAPYNKDEEIAWSIKIATLGLGGFVDALLDSEEYITNFGENTVPYQRRRFKDRPFNLVTPRYGNYWRDKQEDERYKWGDIKNFLEMASSIKVTPVKFTPVNTTNIKIPDTTRQTTPQGIPVSISPTASFPIR, from the coding sequence ATGACAATCCCTTTACTGCAATATAAACCCAGTTCGCAAAACCAGAGAGTTGCTGGTTACGAAGTGCCTAACGAAGATACTCCCAGAATTTACCGCTTGGAAGATTCTCCTTCTGATGGTGAAATTCAAGAACTGATTTGGGCGGCTTACCGACAAATTATCAGCGAACACGAAATTTTGAATTTCTACCGCCAGAGCAACTTAGAATCTCAGCTGAAGAACCGCGCTATCACTGTACGGGACTTTATTAGAGGGTTAGCAAAATCAGAAGCTTACCGCCGTCTGGTAGTTGAGACCAATTCTAATTACCGTATTGTAGAAGTGACTTTGAAACGGCTGTTAGGACGTGCGCCCTACAACAAAGATGAAGAAATTGCTTGGTCAATTAAAATTGCTACTTTAGGGTTGGGTGGCTTTGTTGATGCTTTGTTGGACAGCGAAGAGTACATAACTAACTTTGGTGAAAATACAGTTCCTTACCAACGCCGTCGTTTTAAAGACAGACCCTTTAATTTAGTCACTCCTCGCTACGGTAATTACTGGCGAGACAAACAGGAAGACGAGCGCTACAAGTGGGGAGATATAAAGAACTTCCTAGAAATGGCAAGTTCTATCAAAGTCACTCCAGTTAAATTCACACCCGTAAACACAACAAACATCAAAATTCCCGATACCACCAGGCAAACAACGCCCCAGGGAATTCCTGTTTCTATTAGCCCCACTGCAAGTTTCCCAATTCGCTAA
- a CDS encoding phycobilisome rod-core linker polypeptide produces the protein MSIPLLESIPKTQNQRVEGYEVPNEDTPLIYRSTDAISDADIDAIIWAGYRQIFSEHLILESYRQPFLESQLRNRAINVRDFIRGLGKSEVYRSLVGDTNSNYRLVDISFKRFLGRSTYGKDEQIAWSIVIATKGLNGFIDALVDSDEYLQNFGDDIVPYQRRRFKDRPFNLVNPRYADYWRNQQLSITLGGTSYYQATVSGQSVQRGVRGSIPYNFLTMAASIAPGGLNYQRSQDRARNYIADVELPEAYSQTAAQPTVKPTKVNLPYSYIPGNKTT, from the coding sequence ATGTCAATACCATTACTTGAATCCATACCAAAGACGCAAAACCAGCGTGTTGAGGGCTATGAAGTCCCTAACGAAGACACTCCACTCATTTACCGCTCAACAGACGCTATCTCAGACGCTGATATTGATGCCATCATCTGGGCAGGATACCGACAAATTTTTAGCGAACACCTCATTTTAGAGAGCTACCGCCAACCCTTTTTAGAATCCCAATTGCGAAATCGGGCTATTAACGTCCGAGATTTTATCCGGGGATTGGGTAAGTCTGAAGTTTATCGGTCACTTGTGGGAGATACCAATTCCAATTATCGCCTGGTAGACATCAGCTTTAAGCGCTTTTTAGGGCGTTCTACCTATGGCAAAGACGAGCAAATTGCATGGTCGATTGTCATTGCCACAAAAGGCTTAAATGGCTTCATTGATGCTCTGGTAGACAGCGACGAATACCTCCAAAACTTTGGCGATGATATAGTTCCTTACCAACGCCGTCGCTTCAAAGACAGACCCTTCAACTTAGTCAATCCTCGCTACGCTGACTACTGGCGCAACCAGCAGCTGTCAATAACCTTGGGAGGTACGAGTTACTACCAAGCAACAGTCAGCGGACAATCCGTACAAAGAGGCGTGCGCGGATCGATTCCTTATAATTTCCTAACAATGGCTGCAAGTATTGCTCCTGGTGGCTTAAACTACCAGCGATCGCAAGACAGAGCCAGAAATTACATTGCTGATGTAGAGTTGCCTGAAGCATACAGCCAAACAGCAGCCCAACCAACTGTAAAACCCACGAAAGTGAATTTACCTTACAGTTACATTCCTGGAAATAAAACAACTTAG
- a CDS encoding HEAT repeat domain-containing protein, producing the protein MTDIQELIRAVTEADSPGRMVAAVQKLAAAKDPVAIPTLIASFGYNNPGAAVVAVAGLTELGEVAVPQLLENIDDYNYGARAYSIRTLAAIGDPRALEVLLTASATDFAPTVRRAAAKGLGFLQWHKLAESDKPGTACAKGNRTTSQIRAMEALISLTQDSDWSIRYAAIVGLQALAKIPELQSSIEARFEEMLASDGEKAIRARVQVAQQQVKSL; encoded by the coding sequence ATGACTGACATCCAAGAATTAATTCGCGCCGTTACCGAAGCAGACTCCCCAGGGCGAATGGTGGCGGCTGTGCAAAAATTGGCAGCAGCAAAAGATCCGGTAGCAATTCCCACATTAATTGCCTCCTTTGGATATAACAACCCAGGAGCAGCAGTGGTGGCAGTTGCCGGATTGACAGAATTAGGAGAGGTTGCAGTGCCACAGTTGCTGGAAAACATAGATGATTATAACTACGGCGCACGGGCTTACTCAATTCGCACTTTAGCTGCGATAGGTGACCCCCGCGCCTTAGAAGTGTTGTTAACAGCATCTGCTACAGACTTTGCACCCACTGTTCGTCGTGCAGCTGCCAAGGGGTTGGGCTTTTTGCAATGGCACAAGTTGGCCGAAAGCGATAAGCCGGGTACGGCTTGCGCCAAGGGCAATCGCACAACTTCACAAATCAGAGCCATGGAAGCCCTGATTTCCCTAACGCAAGACTCTGACTGGTCAATTCGCTATGCTGCCATTGTTGGTTTGCAAGCACTTGCCAAAATACCAGAACTCCAAAGTTCGATTGAGGCTAGATTTGAGGAAATGTTAGCCAGCGATGGCGAAAAAGCAATCCGTGCTCGCGTACAGGTAGCCCAGCAACAAGTTAAGAGTCTCTAG